The Pseudomonadota bacterium nucleotide sequence GCCCCATGACCCCCAACATGACATACGGCACGGCAAGCCGGAGGAGCGAGAGCAATCGCGGCCGCCTCAAGCTGCGTACGCTCCGGCTCGTCATTGATTCTTACCGGTGCTCAAGAAGATTGGCTCAAACCACGCGGGAGGGTGAGGAGCGCTTCGAGCCCGCCGCCATCGGAGTTGTTCAAGGCGAGCTCTCCTCCGTGCAGATGGGCGATGTTGCGGGCGATGGCGAGGCCCAGACCGGTTCCTCCGCTTTCCCGGCTGCGCGATGACTCGAGGCGATAGAAGGGCTCGAACACCCGCTCGAGCTCGGCTATCGGTATCCCCGGTCCGGCATCGAGGACGCGGATCTGAAGCCGCCTGCCGTCGTCGTTCACCATCACCTCGGCGCGCTGGCCGTACTTGACCGCGTTGTCCACCAGGTTGCCGATGCAGCGCTTCAAGGCCAGGGGTTTGCCGCTGTAAGGCTCCACGGCGTGGCCTCCGACTGCCACGGATTGCCCCATCTCTTCCGCATCCGCCTGGATGCTTTCAATGAGTGCCATGATGTCCACCGGTTGGAAAACCTCCCGGCCGCTCATGCCGCGAGCGAAATCCAGGGTCGCGTTGACCATGGTTTCCATCAGTTCCAGGTCGGCCGCGAACTTGGCCTTCAGCCCCGCGTCTTTCAGCATCTCGGCGCGCAGCCGCAGGCGGGTGACCGGGGTCTTGAGATCGTGAGACATCGCCGAGAAGATCCGCACGCGGTCCTGCAGCAGGCGCACAAGCTGCGATTGCATGTTGTTGAAGGCCGAAGCCACGTGGCGCACCTCCGAAGGCCCGTTCTCCTTCAGGGGCGGGCGGTTGATATCGCGTCCCAGATCTTCAGCGGCTTGCGCAAGGATAGACAGCGGGCGCGTCACCCAGCGCACCGCCACCAACGCCGCGATGACGATCGCCCCCGCCAGTTCCGGCCAGGTCCAGAACAG carries:
- a CDS encoding ATP-binding protein, with product VAGGVGAAIHSWEVDRVFAQTDAAQAAQRIADTVSLLDTLEPDERGKVVAILNTRRWFASLDPAAAQRTGAGGHPALAAFEDWVRRALGSRALKVVLADQGATGASYLVQARLTDGHWVTLGYRRSWTSSPNRLFWTWPELAGAIVIAALVAVRWVTRPLSILAQAAEDLGRDINRPPLKENGPSEVRHVASAFNNMQSQLVRLLQDRVRIFSAMSHDLKTPVTRLRLRAEMLKDAGLKAKFAADLELMETMVNATLDFARGMSGREVFQPVDIMALIESIQADAEEMGQSVAVGGHAVEPYSGKPLALKRCIGNLVDNAVKYGQRAEVMVNDDGRRLQIRVLDAGPGIPIAELERVFEPFYRLESSRSRESGGTGLGLAIARNIAHLHGGELALNNSDGGGLEALLTLPRGLSQSS